From Acidimicrobiales bacterium:
CCCGTCCGTACGATCCACCTCGGCACTTCCCCCACTCCGCCGGTCCGGCGTGCGGTCAATACGCCGCCGGCGGGTCAGGACCGAACGAGCGCAGGGGAGAGGTGTGATGAACGTCGTGGTGATCGCCGGCCGGCTCAGTGGGCCCCCGGCGGAGAAGGTGCTCCCGTCCGGCACCCGGATCATGAGCATGCAGGTGACGGTCGCCGGCGGGACGGGCCGGGCCGACAGCGTGCCGGTGGCGTGGTTCGACCCGCCGGCGGTGGCCGTCGAATTGGACGAGGGGGACGAGGTCGTGGTGCTCGGTCGGGTCCGGAGGCGGTTCTTCCGGGCCGGGGCCGGCACCCAGAGCCGCACCGAGGTGGTGGCCGACCGGGTCATCCCGGCCCGCCG
This genomic window contains:
- a CDS encoding single-stranded DNA-binding protein, which produces MNVVVIAGRLSGPPAEKVLPSGTRIMSMQVTVAGGTGRADSVPVAWFDPPAVAVELDEGDEVVVLGRVRRRFFRAGAGTQSRTEVVADRVIPARRAASVRTALAAAVERLASGLEPGQGKAPEQEVRRRSRAG